Sequence from the Nitrospira sp. genome:
CTTATCATGTCTACGACCCAACAATTGAAGCAGACACTCTGTGCTTCCGTGCTACCAACCAGTTGCTCACATAGATGCAGCATTCTCGAAACACAATGAACGAGATGATTGCGCCTGGGTAAAACCAAAATCCGCCGAACCGTGAAGTAATGCCGCCACAAATCAAGGCCACGATCATGGACATGAAATCAGCCACCGGACCGAGTGGTTCGAACACCTGCATGTGTCTGGCATTCGTCAATAGACCATCTTTGCGGACTGCCTCCTGCTGCCAAGGACGTTTCTCATAGGGCCTCAATACATTGGTTTGGGGAACGCCGGGCGCCGCCGTGTCCTTCAGGACATTGTCATCGCAGGCATCAATACAGGCATAACACTTGATGCACTCGGTGTTGATCACTTTCCCGTTGAAATGGAAGATCTCTCTGCTGACATCGATGCCCTGAGGACAGGCATTACTGCAATCTCGACAGCCAGTACACTGCGCCACTCGCGTGATCTTTGATTGGACCGGGGAGATGTTCATGAGGGGGACCATCATCGGAGCATAGGGACATAAGAGCCGGCAGAATGCACCCTGTCCGTAACGCAAGTTCATCACGATGCTCATCGTAAATTGAATGAACACCGCTAAGCCGAACGCAAGCAGGTAATCCTTCCACGTCGGCTTGATGTCAAAATTGAAGAATGCTGTCTTTGCGAACGCCTTGCCCTCATAGCCGGGCAAATCCGCCATCGGCACCGGCGCCGTCAGATTCACCTTGGGTGTAAATCCTGTGTTGTGAATGAGAATAATTACCGGCAACAGCAAAACAAAAAGGGCCCCTATCCTGAGAAGCCAACGATGAGGCGTGTTTACCAACACATTTCTTTCACGCAATTTGAGATATTGACGCACTTTTAGTTTGCGCAAGATCCAGTCGGCGAATTCGATTGCTCCTCGCATGTGGCAAACCCAACCGCAGAACCCCCTTCCCCAGACCAAGATCGACCCGAGGATGAGGATGACCATGATCGCTGCAGCGTTGATGGTCCCTTTTGCGAGGGAGGGCACTCCCATCATTGCGGTTTTGCCCCAAATCTCGAAGCCAAAGACATGCCATGAAATCAGATGGAATGCGATGTACGCATGCACCGACGCTAAGACGATCATGCGATACTTGTGGCGTTTGGTGGAGGGCACATTGCCTGGGACATGAACCGTGCAGGAACCAGAAGAATCGTGCCTGCGATTGTCTATCCTAATGAGTTGGACTTGCGGACTCTGTGGCGAAGCGGGAGATTGCATACCAACACTCCCCAAAATGGAATCACCGGTTTGGAGAAGAGGGCTGTGGCTTGGAAATCACTCTCCTAACAACATTCGATACTCAAGCGTATCTAGCTCAAGCCACCTGCGCATTCCCCGAGCTGGGTACCCCACAGGAGGGGACGAGTTGGTCGGTGTCGAGATAGATCTTCAGCCGCGCCTGATCCTGCGTAGGCAAGCTGACACATTCGACGGTGAATGAGTCCCAATGTCCCCACGTGATGTGGGCCCAATCGGACAGTACGCGACCATTCGCCATCAAGGAGCTAGACCCGCAATTCGAGCACCGGATCTGGTGCCGTCTGAATAGAGGCCAGGATGGTACAGCCAGTGGCCCAGAGGTATTCGAGGCGACCAGTCGCCTCGGTGAAGGCTGGCCATGAAAGGCTCGGAAATAGACCCGACAGGGCACTGTGCTTCGCTCAGACATGAATCGCCTCCTTGAGTAAACGTAACGTCGTACATGGAAGGAGGGTAGCTGGGGAAGACTGATCTAGCTATGCCACGGAGTACGGAGGAGGAGATAGTACGGAAGAAGGGGCCCTGGAAAGTCCGCCATCCTAGGCCACCGGAACAGATTACTTTCGAGGTTCTACCAAGAGTGCAGGAAGATTGACCACTGCTACCGTTTTGCTACCGCAACACCACCATCCAGGCCAGCTGACAGCAGCTATCGGAACTGATGATCCGTTATATTGCAAGTAGATATATCATCCTGGTTTGTCACGTCGTTAGTTTGTAAACCGCCGATTTGGGGGTTCGATTCGTCTCGCCAGCTCCATGAAAATCCCCGCATCCAGGGCTAATTCACGCTCTGGGCGTGGGGATTCTTGTTTACAGGCTTTCCTCACTCCTCACTTCAATAACCGACCACAACTGACCAGCCGGGGGTTTTCATACCACCTCATTTGTTCGTCGTCAGCTTGTCAGCTGGACCATCTCGGGGACCGGTGGCTGCCACCGAGACTACTGTGTGGACGGACCGTATTGTAGTGGATCCGCCACTGTTCGGTCAGAACTTGCGCTTCCTTCAGTGTGTAGAACAGCTCGCCGTTTAGGAACTGCGTGCGCATTTTCCCATTGAACGATTCGTTCTCCCACGGGGAGCCCAGCTCAATGTAGAGCGGCTCCACCTGCAACGTCTTGAGCCACCGGCGCAATTTCTTGGCGATGAACTCTGGCCCATTGTCAGACCGAATGTGTTGCGGCACGCCGTGGTGCAGAAACAGCTCGACCAACAGGAGGCTCACGTCCTGGGAGCCGAGCCGGCGCGCCGTGAGCGATGCGAGACATTCCCGTGTGTACTCATCGAGCACATTCAAGATGCGAAACGGCCGGCCATCCTGAGTCCGCTCCGCCACAAAGTCATACGACCAGACGTGATTGCGGTGGGTCGGCCGCAGGCGCACGCACGAGCCGGCGCCTCGCCAGAGTCGCGCGCGTTTCGGCTGCTTCGCCAGCTCGGTGACGCGCCCGCAACCGCTCGTCCGTCGGGTCCGGCTGCGAGACATAGCGATAGCTGAATCGAAGCTGGCCGATTGCCCGGCACGCTCGGCGTTCGGAGACGTGCAGCATCGCCATGGCGTGGCGCACGGCCTCTCGCTGCCGTGCCGGGCTTAGAAGTTTCCCGACGCGGAGTCCTTCACGATCGACAGATCGAGGGCCTGATCCGCCACAATCCGTTTCAGCCGCTGATTTTCCTGTTCCAGCGCCTTCAGCCGTTTAGCTTGATCCACACGCAGGCCGCCATACTCCTTTTTCCACCGATAGTACGTGTGTTCCGTGATCCCGAGCGTTCGGCACACCTCACCAACGGTCATCCATTTGCCCGTTTCGAGCTCGACCGTGCGCAGATGTTGGATGATGTCTTCAGGCGTGTACGACTTTGCGGGGCATGGGATGACCTCCTGGGTTCGGGGTCCAGACTCACATTGAATTTGGACCAATTCTGCCCGGCTAGGTCAGCATTCCTGGGAAGCATCTGCGGGATCACTCTGAGCTACGGCCTTGGTCGACGCTTTGGGCCTTCTCTCATTCACCGAGTCTGACCTGTAGTCGGACTGCATGCTTACGACCTCAACGAGATGAGGGCTTGGTATGGTCGATGGGGCAAATATACGCTCTTGGTCAGCTATTTTGTGCCGGAAGTCCGACATCTGGCTGCCTTGGCAGCAGGATCATCACGGTTGCCGCTGACAGTGTTCGCACTCTTTGCCTATACCGATGGACTGCTATGGCCCTGGACGTTTATCGCATTGGGATATGGACTCGGAGAAGAATGGGCTCATACGTCGAACGATATTCATCGACGCTTCGCAGGCACTGCTGGAGCTGCCTTCATCGGTCTCGCCGTCATGATCATCGTCCGCAAAAGAACACGTTCCGGCTGAAGGATGAGGAAATGGCATCTCACAATGATGACGATACCCACCTCATCGCCCTGTATCCAGAGGTTTTCTTGGTCAACCATCGGAGAGCTTGGCACTGAGAGCGGCCCTGACCCGCAGGAGCAAGACGAACCCCTCGTTTACTTCAGCAGCTTCTGTCCCTGCCTGAGGTATTCTTGAACCGCCGCGACGAATGTTCCGTGGCTCCAGGTAAGGGGCGAGACCGACAGTGCAGCACCGGAGTACGGATGGACCTGTTCCGGAAATACTCCGGAGGGCAAAGCATGGTGGATACACCAGTCGAACAGAGGCAAGGCCTTCTTCAGATCCTCTGGACTCTTTGCGATCGCAATGAACCACTGGGCCAACCAGAGCGTGCAGATGAACCAGGAGTTCCCAGGAACGTTGGCGATATCCTGACTCTGCCGGTGATAAGGGTCGTTCTCGTAACGGGCCATTCCTCCCACATCGGTCTTCACCCAGAGACGATCCTGCATCGCACGCATGGTCTGCACGATGCGCGGATCATCCGGCGGGAACATGCCGAAATACCACAGCCCAAACAGTGACGAATCCAATGTCTCATCGAAACGCCGATTCCCATCCGCTGTCTGATGAATCATCCGCACAAACCGATTCAATCCCGGCCTGTACAACAACCTTTCCACGCCGGTTCTGATGTGGTCTGCGGCGGTGTCATACCGTTCGGCCGAGACCTTTTCGCCGAACGCCTCGGCGAATCTGGAAGCAGCCTTCAACCCGGCCCAGACGGCACCGCATGTAAAGGCCATGACGCCGCGTCGTTCTTCCCAGAGGTCGTAGGAGGGAAGGGGCAACCCCGTCTCGAGATCACGATAATTCACCATGAAGTCCGCAGCAGGAATGATCAGCGATCGATACAACGGCTTGACGTACTCGACATTTTTCCAGGTCTCAAACCGGTTCCAGAGCGCCCACAGAACGAGCGCCGTCTCGTCTTCCTGAATCGGCAATTCCTTCCCGCCGTCCCGCATCCACGGATGCCAACTGGAGGCCAATGTTTCATCCGGATTGTATTTGTGCAGCAGGTACCCTTCCTTCGTGAGCACCCGTTCGCAGAACGGATAGAAGGGGCGCGCGATCTCCAAGAAACCGGCCAGGTCGAAGGCGTAGGCGACCATCGCGCCGTCCCGGGGCCACATGTAGGAATAGGTGTCGCGAACCTCCGAAGCAATATCGGAGTCGTTGGCGGCGATGACGGCGCCCTGGTTGTCGATCTGGGTGCGCATGATGAGGAGGCTCGAAACATAGAGTCCCGACACCTCTTTCGGCAGATCGGCGAAGGTCGGTCGATGCAGATCCACCCAGAGATGCCAGTAGGAGGCCGTACGATCGATGAATGTCCAGGGACCGCGGCGGCGCACGGAGCGATTGAGTCTCGTGACCTCTTCGAAATTTGAACCGACCGCCAACCAATAATAGGCAATCTGTCCGGAACCGGCAGGCACACTCAGATGAACCGCCGCAGTGGAATCAACGGATCCCTGCGCGATTGGATTGCCGGACAGCTCGCCGTCTTCCGCATCTTTCCACGTTCCCTGTAGACACGCGACCTCCTTCTGGCCGCAAGCCCATTGATGGAGACCGATGTGCCACCCCTCGATGGAATCCGCGGCGTCATCCGGTCGTTTTCCCGGCACCGCCGTATTGATCAGGAACCAGCGGGGACCTTTGTAGTGGTACAGCGCTCGCCGTTCCGGCTCATAGTAGGCCGTGTCTCCGAGTTCGTAACCGGAAATATGAAAGTCATGGTGGAAGAAGAGCCGCACTTCACGATCGTACGTCGCGGCATTTTTGATCTCGATGCAGCGGAGAAAGAGGGGTTCGTGAAAATCGACAGTATCGCGCCAATACAGCGTGAGCCGGAGATCCGGATGGGACAGCTCGACGCGAGTCACCAACGTGTCGGAGGCATAACGGAGTTCACGGCGCCAGCGCGGATCATCCAGCCAGGTGAACAGGCCATCCACCCACACGCCCACGCGAAATACATGCCCGTCGGTGTGGTTCTCTAAACCGACATAGGGCCAGTAGAGATCGCGGAGCTGGTAGGTGCCGTCGAAGGCGACGAGCAGTGACCCGTTGCCGACTGGAAGATCGCGGGGCATGTGTCGCGCCTTTCTTCGCGCAGGATCAACGGTATCGATTCGCCGACGACATCGTAAACCGAACGACCGACCGAGCCGGACCATCCAATCGGTCGATTCCATTCACGACCGCACCACCCGCCGTTGCTCGGACGCCCAGGCAAGATTCCTCACGACAAGCACCGGACATGGCGATCGTCGCAACACGGCTTCCGCTACACTGCCCCTCATGACATGCGAGATCCCACGTCGCCCGTGCGTTCCCATGACAATGAGGTCGCTTTCCAACGTACGGGCACACTCCAGGATGGAATCAGACGGGATACCACCGCGAACCGCGGCTCGGACAGAGACACCGGCCGACTGAATCGCGTGTATATAGGGCACACGCTGCGGGTCGATCCGCTCGGACATACGTATCGCTGGAACAGAATTCCGTTTATTGGTCAACGCCCGGTACGTCCAGGCCTGCAGCCGACTGAGCATTCAGAGAAACCACATACTGAAACGTCGTGGGATGACGGAGGGTCAGGAAACTTCTCCGGCTGAGCCGGTCCACGGTCGTGAACACCTGATTCCAGGAATAATCAGGCAGCCTCTGTATCAACTCATCGATCGTACAGGGTCCTCGTCGTGCCAAGCCTTGAAGAATCGCCGATTCGATTTGGTTGAACTGTCTCATCGCGACCCTCCTCTCGCTTGCTTGTACGGACTGGAGTGTTCTGCATGGATAGGCGAACATTCACCTACCGACGTTTGTTTCGCAGATGATCTACGAAGCAGCCGCATCAGCTCAGGACCGGAAACGCAGACCATTCAATGGATGTGATGGTTCGACGACAATGCAAGCCATGGTCCCATGGATCACTGTCCGGCGGATGCCTGGAAGGCCGGGAAATTCCACTCTGGAGACCGCAGTCCTATTCGACGTTGATCGCACCGACGGTGATCCGTGCGACCCTGAACCGAGCGCAATGTGTGGAATCGATCGTCCATGCTTTTCAGAAGCGGACCGGTCATCGTGTCCTCCTGTTTCGAACATCGACGCATCTCTGCAAACCACATCGGTCCACCCGTTCCGCTATAACCATGATTTCACTCATAGGGATTTGATCGGCCTGCGCTATCTCGCGGAATTGACCTCGTCTGTCGAGCATTATCAAGAAGGACTTGTCCTCATCTTAGCAACGGACGGAACGACGGAGAACACAACAGGAAGCCGCGTGCAACCAGGTCAGCCGCCTGACCGCTGGACATATCCACGGCCCTGAAGACATCCGTTGATATGCTCCTGCAAGGGGAGGACATTCCCGCTGTGCGGATCTCCTTCCTG
This genomic interval carries:
- a CDS encoding glycoside hydrolase family 15 protein, whose product is MPRDLPVGNGSLLVAFDGTYQLRDLYWPYVGLENHTDGHVFRVGVWVDGLFTWLDDPRWRRELRYASDTLVTRVELSHPDLRLTLYWRDTVDFHEPLFLRCIEIKNAATYDREVRLFFHHDFHISGYELGDTAYYEPERRALYHYKGPRWFLINTAVPGKRPDDAADSIEGWHIGLHQWACGQKEVACLQGTWKDAEDGELSGNPIAQGSVDSTAAVHLSVPAGSGQIAYYWLAVGSNFEEVTRLNRSVRRRGPWTFIDRTASYWHLWVDLHRPTFADLPKEVSGLYVSSLLIMRTQIDNQGAVIAANDSDIASEVRDTYSYMWPRDGAMVAYAFDLAGFLEIARPFYPFCERVLTKEGYLLHKYNPDETLASSWHPWMRDGGKELPIQEDETALVLWALWNRFETWKNVEYVKPLYRSLIIPAADFMVNYRDLETGLPLPSYDLWEERRGVMAFTCGAVWAGLKAASRFAEAFGEKVSAERYDTAADHIRTGVERLLYRPGLNRFVRMIHQTADGNRRFDETLDSSLFGLWYFGMFPPDDPRIVQTMRAMQDRLWVKTDVGGMARYENDPYHRQSQDIANVPGNSWFICTLWLAQWFIAIAKSPEDLKKALPLFDWCIHHALPSGVFPEQVHPYSGAALSVSPLTWSHGTFVAAVQEYLRQGQKLLK
- a CDS encoding universal stress protein — protein: MSERIDPQRVPYIHAIQSAGVSVRAAVRGGIPSDSILECARTLESDLIVMGTHGRRGISHVMRGSVAEAVLRRSPCPVLVVRNLAWASEQRRVVRS
- a CDS encoding 4Fe-4S binding protein; translation: MIVLASVHAYIAFHLISWHVFGFEIWGKTAMMGVPSLAKGTINAAAIMVILILGSILVWGRGFCGWVCHMRGAIEFADWILRKLKVRQYLKLRERNVLVNTPHRWLLRIGALFVLLLPVIILIHNTGFTPKVNLTAPVPMADLPGYEGKAFAKTAFFNFDIKPTWKDYLLAFGLAVFIQFTMSIVMNLRYGQGAFCRLLCPYAPMMVPLMNISPVQSKITRVAQCTGCRDCSNACPQGIDVSREIFHFNGKVINTECIKCYACIDACDDNVLKDTAAPGVPQTNVLRPYEKRPWQQEAVRKDGLLTNARHMQVFEPLGPVADFMSMIVALICGGITSRFGGFWFYPGAIISFIVFRECCIYVSNWLVARKHRVSASIVGS